A window from Rhineura floridana isolate rRhiFlo1 chromosome 17, rRhiFlo1.hap2, whole genome shotgun sequence encodes these proteins:
- the SSTR5 gene encoding somatostatin receptor type 5: MDPLHFSTAFGKEAVPPDDNLSFSANTTSDKTLMGVSIPTDIRSVFIPIIYLLVCAIGLSGNTLVIYVVLRYAKMKTVTNIYILNLAIADVLFMLGLPFLATQNAISYWPFGTFLCRLVTAFDGINQFTSIFCLTVMSLDRYLAVVHPIKSTKWRRPRIAKLISMAVWTFSFLVVLPMIIFADVQENFDTCNMSWPDPVEIWSAVFIIYTSVLGFFGPLLVICLCYLLIIIKVKSSGIRVGSTRRRRSERKVTRMVVIIVVVFVFCWLPFYIVNIVNLIFILPEEPILVGVFCFVVVLSYANSCANPILYVFLSDNFKQSFQKVLCLRKGNGIEDGDPTEHRQEKSSRLQDATLLQRSVEANGHMQTSKL; the protein is encoded by the coding sequence ATGGATCCTTTGCATTTTTCCACCGCTTTTGGCAAAGAAGCTGTTCCTCCGGATGATAACTTATCTTTTTCGGCTAACACAACAAGTGACAAGACTTTAATGGGGGTCTCCATCCCCACTGACATCCGCTCTGTCTTCATTCCCATAATTTACCTCCTGGTTTGTGCCATTGGGCTGAGCGGGAACACATTGGTCATTTATGTGGTTCTGCGCTACGCCAAGATGAAGACAGTTAccaacatttacattttaaacttGGCCATCGCTGATGTCCTCTTCATGCTTGGATTGCCATTCCTGGCTACCCAGAATGCCATCTCCTACTGGCCCTTTGGAACTTTCCTGTGTAGGTTAGTGACGGCTTTTGACGGCATCAACCAATTCACCAGCATCTTTTGCCTGACTGTCATGAGCCTGGACCGATACCTTGCCGTGGTCCACCCTATCAAGTCCACCAAATGGCGTCGCCCAAGGATAGCCAAACTGATCAGCATGGCGGTCTGGACTTTCTCCTTCTTGGTGGTGCTCCCAATGATCATATTTGCCGATGTCCAGGAAAATTTTGACACCTGCAACATGAGCTGGCCTGACCCAGTTGAGATCTGGTCAGCAGTGTTCATAATCTACACCTCTGTCTTGGGATTCTTTGGGCCTCTGCTGGTGATCTGCCTCTGCTACTTGCTGATTATCATTAAAGTCAAGTCATCGGGAATCCGTGTGGGTTCTACAAGACGCCGCCGGTCAGAGAGGAAAGTGACCCGGATGGTGGTCATCATTGTGGTTGTTTTTGTCTTCTGTTGGCTCCCCTTCTACATTGTCAACATTGTCAACTTGATATTCATCTTGCCAGAGGAACCCATCCTGGTGGGGGTCTTCTGCTTCGTGGTGGTTCTGTCTTATGCCAACAGCTGTGCCAACCCCAtactgtatgtatttctctccgaCAACTTCAAGCAGAGCTTTCAGAAAGTCCTGTGCCTCCGTAAAGGCAATGGCATAGAAGATGGTGACCCAACCGAACATCGGCAAGAGAAAAGTAGCCGCCTGCAGGATGCGACGCTGCTTCAGAGAAGTGTGGAGGCCAATGGGCACATGCAGACTAGTAAGCTGTAG